One Armatimonadota bacterium genomic window carries:
- a CDS encoding DUF4332 domain-containing protein: MSNIRDIEGIGDSYAEKLEAAGIKTVETLLEQGSTPAGRKKIEEGTGLAHAHVLKWVNHADLFRIDGVAGQFAELLEAAGVDTVAELATRNATNLAAKMTEVNETKNLTNRVPSESEVAKWVEEAKALPRIVMY, from the coding sequence ATGTCTAACATTCGAGATATTGAAGGAATTGGAGATTCGTACGCGGAGAAGCTTGAAGCGGCAGGCATCAAGACCGTAGAGACCCTTTTGGAGCAGGGTTCGACCCCGGCCGGTCGAAAGAAGATCGAAGAAGGGACCGGTTTGGCCCATGCGCACGTTTTGAAATGGGTTAATCATGCCGACCTATTCCGCATCGATGGTGTGGCCGGGCAGTTCGCCGAACTGCTTGAAGCGGCCGGTGTGGACACCGTCGCCGAGCTTGCGACGCGCAATGCGACGAACCTGGCGGCAAAGATGACCGAGGTGAACGAGACGAAGAACCTGACGAATCGGGTTCCATCGGAAAGCGAAGTTGCGAAGTGGGTGGAAGAGGCGAAGGCGCTTCCGCGCATCGTCATGTACTAA
- a CDS encoding SIS domain-containing protein, translated as MTLGVAMESEIRQQPSVLAENGPKYFQQLEAFFREREEFDMVLLAARGSSDNAALYARYLIEIHLGIPVSLAAPSVITRYKSNIRYRKALAIGISQSGAAPDVAEVLGYMKEQGHTTLAITNTPNSRLTTVATESLLLGCGPENSVAATKTYTSTLLALYQLVRALGGKLPSPQIPDDAWIERSSEIAQGFSGPMNRCNPIFAIARGYGFCTALETALKLMECALVPCKAYSAADFEHGPKALAGHGSAAISYFGSLPGLRDQGCEILEVDSPLPKSSDTEPIFPIWDIIVGQWLALHVARSRGLDPDKARHLSKVTETL; from the coding sequence ATGACCCTCGGCGTCGCAATGGAGAGCGAAATTCGTCAGCAACCCTCTGTGCTGGCAGAAAACGGTCCGAAGTATTTTCAACAGCTCGAAGCCTTCTTCCGCGAGCGCGAAGAGTTCGACATGGTCCTGCTGGCCGCCCGTGGCTCTAGCGACAACGCGGCGCTCTACGCCCGATACCTGATCGAAATCCACCTCGGCATCCCTGTTTCGCTCGCCGCTCCCAGCGTCATCACCCGTTACAAAAGCAACATCCGCTACCGCAAGGCGCTTGCCATCGGCATCTCGCAGAGCGGCGCCGCACCCGACGTCGCCGAAGTCCTGGGCTACATGAAGGAGCAGGGCCACACCACCCTCGCCATCACCAACACGCCCAACTCCCGGCTGACCACCGTCGCCACCGAGAGCCTGCTTCTCGGATGCGGACCCGAGAACTCCGTCGCCGCCACCAAGACCTACACCTCGACGCTTCTCGCCCTCTATCAGTTGGTTCGTGCCCTTGGCGGAAAGCTCCCGTCGCCCCAAATCCCCGACGACGCCTGGATCGAGCGCAGCTCAGAAATCGCCCAAGGCTTCTCGGGACCGATGAACCGGTGCAATCCCATCTTCGCCATCGCCCGCGGCTACGGCTTTTGCACCGCTCTCGAAACCGCCCTCAAGCTGATGGAATGCGCTCTGGTGCCTTGCAAGGCCTACAGTGCCGCCGACTTCGAACATGGCCCCAAGGCTCTCGCCGGGCATGGCAGCGCGGCGATCTCTTACTTCGGGTCGCTTCCCGGCCTTCGCGATCAGGGATGCGAAATCCTCGAAGTCGATTCGCCCCTTCCGAAGTCGAGCGACACCGAACCGATCTTCCCTATCTGGGACATCATTGTCGGCCAATGGCTGGCTCTCCATGTTGCCCGCTCTCGTGGCCTCGATCCCGATAAGGCCCGTCACCTTAGCAAGGTCACCGAGACGCTATAA
- a CDS encoding BMP family ABC transporter substrate-binding protein, with protein MKTLTFGLVAATMALLLTGCTGGDSNGSGTSSASSTANNGATNPSGSDLKVAMVFDTGGRGDKSFNDSAYAGLDRAQREFGFKGRTVDTKAANNYVTNLSTLAEDGEDIIFAVGINQQNAVQQVAPKYPKVHFAIIDASVDAPNVRSLLFSEEQGSYLAGFIAGSTTKTGKIGFVGGQKIDLIEKFEAGYKAGALAANPKVVVLPGKYTESWDDTQAGKENAKALFSDGADIVYHAAGRCGIGVIEAAKETGKYAIGVDSDQDDQAPGHVLTSMIKHVDEAVYQTIKDVKDGKFTPGIKVYDLKVNGVGLSDMKYTKDIIGADTLKKLDQAKQDIIDGKIKVPTKL; from the coding sequence ATGAAAACACTGACATTTGGACTGGTTGCGGCCACCATGGCGCTCCTCCTAACCGGCTGCACGGGTGGTGATTCCAACGGCTCCGGTACGAGTTCCGCGTCTTCGACGGCGAATAACGGTGCGACCAATCCATCCGGTTCTGACCTCAAGGTTGCGATGGTTTTCGATACCGGCGGACGGGGCGACAAGTCCTTCAACGACTCGGCCTACGCAGGTTTGGACCGAGCCCAAAGAGAGTTTGGCTTTAAGGGCCGAACGGTTGATACGAAGGCCGCCAACAACTACGTCACCAACCTCTCGACACTTGCCGAAGACGGCGAAGACATTATTTTTGCAGTTGGAATCAACCAGCAGAACGCGGTTCAGCAGGTTGCTCCGAAATATCCCAAGGTTCACTTTGCGATCATCGATGCTTCTGTCGATGCTCCCAATGTTCGATCTCTGCTGTTTTCGGAAGAGCAGGGCAGCTATCTGGCGGGATTCATTGCCGGTTCGACGACCAAGACGGGCAAGATCGGCTTCGTCGGCGGACAAAAGATCGATCTGATCGAGAAGTTTGAGGCTGGCTATAAGGCGGGCGCCCTGGCGGCCAACCCGAAAGTCGTCGTGCTTCCGGGCAAGTACACCGAGAGCTGGGACGACACCCAGGCGGGCAAAGAGAACGCCAAGGCGTTGTTCAGCGACGGGGCCGACATCGTTTACCACGCGGCGGGCCGATGCGGCATCGGCGTGATCGAGGCGGCCAAGGAAACGGGCAAGTATGCCATCGGCGTGGATAGCGACCAAGACGACCAGGCTCCGGGCCACGTTCTGACCTCGATGATCAAGCATGTCGATGAAGCGGTCTACCAAACGATCAAGGACGTGAAGGACGGCAAGTTCACGCCGGGTATCAAGGTTTATGACCTGAAGGTCAACGGCGTGGGCCTCAGCGACATGAAGTACACCAAGGACATCATCGGTGCGGATACGCTGAAGAAGCTCGACCAGGCGAAGCAGGACATCATCGACGGAAAGATCAAGGTTCCGACGAAGCTGTAA
- a CDS encoding M20/M25/M40 family metallo-hydrolase, whose translation MISLFVAAAFGQSYLQSVKAADLRHFVTFLASDSMKGRQTPSPELDQAADYIARQFKEEGVLPGNIDSYFQIADWSRGAGTGQKVRNVIGVIPGSDSILAKQFVIVSAHYDHLGVKRGDAQPGEDVIYNGADDDASGVAGVLEIGKALAKEKPRRTIVLMTFYGEEKGLVGSHYYVDHPVFPLKDTVANINIEQIGRTDDTEGPRVSAASLTGFSFSSIGTTFERIGKAMGVPVTGHPRYSAMYFGASDNLFFARAGVPAHTICTAFEFPDYHAVGDSADKLDYDNMAKVVRMTAATVLDVANSEARPTWNSSEPAAKRYLEAAEKLAGTKGSLR comes from the coding sequence GTGATCTCGCTTTTTGTCGCGGCGGCTTTCGGCCAGTCGTATCTGCAGTCGGTGAAGGCGGCCGACCTTCGCCATTTTGTGACCTTTTTGGCTTCGGACAGCATGAAAGGGCGGCAGACGCCGTCGCCGGAGCTGGACCAAGCCGCGGACTATATCGCGAGGCAGTTTAAGGAAGAGGGCGTCTTGCCCGGCAACATCGACTCGTATTTTCAGATTGCGGATTGGTCGCGCGGGGCGGGGACGGGCCAGAAGGTCCGGAATGTCATCGGCGTGATTCCGGGCTCGGATTCGATTTTGGCGAAGCAGTTCGTGATTGTTTCGGCTCACTATGACCACCTGGGCGTGAAGCGGGGCGACGCTCAGCCCGGCGAAGACGTGATTTACAACGGAGCGGACGACGACGCTAGCGGCGTGGCAGGGGTCCTTGAAATTGGAAAGGCTTTGGCCAAGGAGAAGCCGCGTCGAACGATCGTTCTGATGACCTTCTACGGCGAGGAGAAGGGGCTGGTGGGGTCGCACTACTACGTGGATCATCCGGTTTTTCCGCTGAAGGACACGGTGGCGAATATCAATATCGAGCAGATTGGGCGGACGGACGATACCGAAGGGCCGCGGGTCAGCGCGGCGTCGTTGACGGGCTTCTCGTTTAGTTCGATCGGAACGACGTTCGAGCGGATCGGGAAGGCGATGGGGGTTCCGGTGACAGGGCATCCGCGGTATTCGGCGATGTACTTCGGGGCGAGCGACAATCTGTTCTTTGCGCGGGCGGGGGTGCCGGCGCATACGATTTGTACGGCCTTCGAGTTTCCCGACTATCACGCGGTTGGCGATAGTGCGGACAAACTGGACTACGACAATATGGCTAAGGTCGTTCGGATGACGGCGGCGACGGTTTTGGATGTGGCGAACAGCGAGGCTCGACCGACGTGGAATTCGTCGGAGCCAGCGGCGAAGCGGTATCTGGAGGCGGCGGAGAAGTTGGCGGGGACAAAGGGCTCGCTTCGCTAG
- a CDS encoding AI-2E family transporter, translating to MIAIATLGFLYMVRGILLPFIIAILISALLHPIYRMLRKNGWGNGMAAFVPMLVFFGTLLVGLIALMPIITNQVGGLRDRGEQIVSSLAKPNPLDNFFMRGNPENRLKMASNKDPVDQFLGNYSDLLSRFNLPSTKRELIAQYIEPQRDHIKDMIQNLIKGSFSAATGFLSQGFTLIFVPLLVWFILPNTQKFKKKFLNLIPPQLRESSIDLADDIGDVFSNYLRGVAIAVFGYMAFMAILLSVLGAPYGLLLGCLFGAIYLIPYLNVLISGTTLFLVTGLSGKVQWFGVHFSSSWAYAGVLVATYVICHFIFDSMVYPRYVGNAVGLDPIVSMFVIFCGGALFGLPGMILAFPIAGSVKVLLDRLIKVTNKVDVELVLPEIPLRHRKEAL from the coding sequence GTGATTGCGATCGCAACCCTTGGCTTTTTATACATGGTCCGCGGCATTCTTTTGCCGTTCATCATTGCGATTCTGATCAGCGCTCTTTTGCATCCGATCTACCGGATGCTTCGCAAAAACGGCTGGGGCAACGGCATGGCGGCATTCGTGCCGATGCTGGTGTTCTTTGGAACCTTGCTGGTGGGATTGATTGCGCTGATGCCGATCATCACCAACCAGGTGGGCGGCTTGCGGGATCGGGGCGAGCAGATCGTTTCCTCGTTGGCGAAGCCGAACCCGCTGGATAACTTCTTTATGCGGGGCAACCCGGAGAACCGGTTGAAGATGGCATCCAACAAGGATCCGGTCGACCAGTTCCTCGGCAACTATTCCGATCTGCTGAGCCGGTTCAACCTCCCTTCGACCAAGCGCGAACTGATCGCGCAGTACATCGAGCCGCAGAGGGACCATATCAAGGATATGATCCAGAATCTGATCAAGGGTTCTTTCAGCGCGGCGACGGGGTTCCTTTCGCAAGGTTTTACACTGATTTTTGTGCCGCTCCTGGTGTGGTTCATCTTGCCCAACACGCAGAAGTTCAAGAAGAAGTTTCTGAATCTGATTCCACCTCAGTTGCGGGAGTCGTCGATCGACCTGGCGGACGACATCGGGGACGTCTTTAGCAACTACCTACGCGGCGTGGCGATCGCAGTGTTTGGGTACATGGCGTTCATGGCAATCCTGCTATCGGTTTTGGGTGCGCCTTACGGGCTCCTGCTCGGTTGTTTGTTCGGGGCGATCTACCTGATTCCGTATTTGAACGTTTTGATCAGCGGGACCACGCTCTTCTTGGTCACTGGACTGAGCGGAAAGGTTCAGTGGTTCGGCGTTCACTTTTCCTCATCGTGGGCCTATGCTGGCGTGCTGGTGGCGACCTACGTGATTTGCCACTTCATCTTCGACAGCATGGTGTATCCGCGGTACGTGGGTAACGCGGTCGGCTTGGACCCGATCGTTTCGATGTTCGTGATTTTCTGCGGCGGCGCGCTGTTTGGGTTGCCGGGAATGATTCTGGCGTTTCCGATCGCGGGCTCGGTTAAGGTTCTGCTGGATCGGCTGATCAAAGTCACGAATAAGGTAGATGTGGAACTGGTCTTACCCGAAATTCCGTTGAGGCATAGAAAGGAAGCCTTGTGA